In a genomic window of Glycine max cultivar Williams 82 chromosome 13, Glycine_max_v4.0, whole genome shotgun sequence:
- the LOC100808804 gene encoding clathrin light chain 1 yields the protein MASFDSFEEQSHQSPTRGPFEDDNSYTDMGMGYESHQHYDYDDQHPQFNNVDPNNNNFSDNAHSPPVYGFGISTPNPDFVSPFEPAAADDTTFSSDGPMLPDPSQMQEEGRARREWRRLNAIHLEEKETREKEMRNQIIKEAEEYKEAFYEKRKVNCEKNKENNREREKIHLANQEKFHKEAHNHYWKAIAEIIPREVPNIEKRRGKKEGENKPSVHVIQGPKPGKPTDLARMRQMILKLKQNPPSHMMPPPPKEEKDAKEGKDGKDNKNAKEGKDDKDVKSSTPTATTGVVENKPSSPAKDVAANGEPQDPAIVEGEQVASSEPKAA from the exons ATGGCGTCGTTCGACTCGTTCGAGGAACAATCACATCAATCGCCGACAAGGGGACCCTTCGAGGATGACAACAGCTACACGGACATGGGCATGGGCTACGAGTCTCATCAGCATTATGATTACGATGACCAacatcctcaattcaacaaCGTGGAtccaaacaacaacaacttcaGCGATAACGCACATTCTCCTCCTGTTTATGGCTTCGGCATTTCCACCCCCAACCCCGACTTCGTTTCCCCCTTCGAACCAGCTGCCGCTGATGACACGACCTTCTCCTCCGACGGTCCAATGCTCCCCGACCCATCTCAAATGCAAGAGGAAGGCCGTGCTAGACGTGAATGGCGACG TCTAAATGCCATTCATCTTGAGGAAAAAGAgacaagagagaaagagatgcGGAATCAGATTATAAAGGAAGCTGAAGAGTATAAGGAAGCTTTctatgagaaaagaaaggtcaACTGTGAGAAAAACAAAGAGAACAATAGGGAAAGAGAAAAG ATACACTTGGCCAACCAAGAGAAATTTCACAAAGAAGCTCACAACCATTACTGGAAAGCAATAGCTGAGATAATTCCTCGCGAGGTTCCTAATATCGAGAAGAGAAGAGGGAAGAAAGAAGGTGAGAATAAGCCTTCTGTTCATGTTATTCAAGGTCCAAAGCCGGGAAAACCCACTGATCTTGCAAGAATGCGCCAAATGATTTTGAAGCTTAAACAGAACCCCCCTTCTCATATGATGCCTCCCCcacccaaagaagagaaagatgcaAAAGAAGGCAAAGATGGCAAAGATAACAAAAATGCAAAGGAAGGGAAGGATGATAAAGATGTGAAAAGCTCAACACCAACTGCAACAACAGGTGTTGTAGAAAATAAACCTTCTTCCCCTGCAAAAGATGTTGCTGCTAATGGTGAACCACAAGATCCTGCTATTGTTGAGGGTGAGCAAGTAGCTAGTTCTGAACCAAAAGCTGCTTAG
- the LOC100783360 gene encoding protein STABILIZED1 codes for MVFIVSPNHKTFSIDINPNTTTLHLLKLAIQHILTLPISHQRLFLSHSRRLSADNDGSDDSLLISDLGVGPYSTLTLHVPFLGGTNPPAVPKPRFDFLNSKPPPNYVAGLGRGATGFTTRSDIGPARAAPDLPDRSATTIGGTSGAGRGRGKPGEDEDDDDGEDKGYDENQKFDEFEGNDVGLFASAEYDEDDKEADAVWEAVDKRMDSRRKDRREARLKQEIEKYRASNPKITEQFADLKRRLYTLSPDDWQSLEKFESGGYSSRNKKKRFESFVPVPDTLLEKARQEQEHVTALDPKSRAANGTETPWAQTPVTDLTAVGEGRGTVLSLKLDRLSDSVSGMTNVDPKGYLTVLNSMKITSDAEISDFKKARLLLKSVTQTNPKHPPGWIAAARLEELAGKLQAARQLIQKGCEECPKNEDVWLEACRLANPDEAKAVIARGVKSIPNSVKLWMQASKLENDDANKSRVLRKGLEHIPDSVRLWKAVVELANEEDARLLLHRAVECCPLHVELWLALARLETYDNAKKVLNRARERLSKEPAIWITAAKLEEANGNTSMVGKIIERGIRALQREGVVIDREAWMKEAEAAERAGSIVTCQAIIHNTIGVGVEEEDRKRTWVADAEECKKRGSIETARAIYAHALTVFLTKKSIWIKAAQLEKSHGTRESLDALLRKAVTYRPQAEVLWLMGAKEKWLAGDVPAARAILQEAYAAIPNSEEIWLAAFKLEFENHEPERARMLLAKARERGGTERVWMKSAIVERELGNIEEERRLLDEGLKQFPSFFKLWLMLGQLEEQLAENEKRLDRMNAAKKVYEAGLRNCPNCVPLWLSLANLEEEMNGLSKERAVLTMARKKNPQNPELWLAAVRAELKHGYKKEADILMAKALQECPNSGILWAASIEMVPRPQRKTKSADAIKKCDHDPHVIAAVAKLFWHDRKVDKARTWLSRAVTLAPDIGDFWALLYKFELQHGTEENQKDVLKRCIAAEPKHGEKWQAISKAVENSHQPTESILKKVVVALGKEENAAENNKH; via the coding sequence ATGGTGTTCATCGTGTCACCCAATCACAAAACCTTCTCCATAGACATAAACCCTAACACCACCACCCTCCATCTCCTCAAACTCGCTATCCAACACATCCTAACCCTTCCAATCTCCCACCAGCGCCTCTTCCTCTCCCACAGTCGCCGATTATCCGCCGACAATGACGGTTCCGACGATTCCCTTCTCATCTCCGATCTCGGCGTCGGACCCTACTCAACCCTAACCCTCCACGTTCCCTTCCTCGGCGGCACCAACCCCCCTGCGGTCCCCAAACCCCGCTTCGACTTCCTCAACTCCAAGCCGCCTCCGAATTATGTCGCCGGTCTCGGCCGTGGAGCCACCGGATTCACCACACGGTCCGATATCGGTCCCGCCCGCGCCGCTCCCGACCTCCCTGACCGCTCCGCCACCACCATTGGCGGAACCTCCGGCGCCGGACGTGGCCGCGGGAAGCCCGGGGAGGACGAGGACGACGACGATGGGGAAGACAAAGGCTACGACGAGAATCAGAAGTTTGATGAATTCGAAGGGAACGATGTTGGGTTATTCGCTTCAGCGGAATATGATGAAGATGACAAAGAAGCAGATGCGGTTTGGGAAGCAGTCGATAAGAGAATGGATTCTAGGAGGAAGGATAGGAGGGAAGCGAGGTTGAAGCAGGAGATTGAGAAATACCGTGCTTCGAACCCTAAAATCACTGAGCAATTCGCTGATTTGAAGAGAAGATTGTATACTCTTTCCCCTGATGATTGGCAGAGTCTTGAGAAGTTCGAGAGTGGGGGGTATTCGTCGAGGAACAAGAAGAAGAGGTTTGAGAGTTTTGTGCCTGTGCCTGATACTCTTTTGGAGAAGGCAAGGCAGGAACAAGAGCACGTGACAGCGTTGGATCCTAAGAGTAGGGCTGCTAATGGGACTGAGACTCCTTGGGCACAGACCCCGGTTACTGATTTGACTGCTGTTGGTGAGGGTAGAGGGACTGTGTTGTCTTTGAAGTTGGATAGGTTGTCGGATTCGGTTTCTGGGATGACTAATGTGGATCCTAAAGGGTACTTGACTGTGCTTAATAGTATGAAGATTACCAGTGATGCTGAGATTTCGGATTTCAAGAAGGCTAGGTTGCTTCTCAAGAGTGTCACGCAGACGAATCCAAAGCACCCTCCGGGTTGGATTGCGGCTGCGAGGCTGGAGGAGTTGGCGGGGAAGCTTCAAGCGGCAAGGCAGTTGATACAGAAAGGGTGTGAGGAGTGTCCCAAGAATGAGGATGTGTGGCTGGAGGCTTGTAGGCTGGCGAATCCGGATGAGGCAAAGGCAGTGATTGCACGGGGTGTTAAGTCCATTCCTAATTCGGTGAAGCTGTGGATGCAGGCTTCAAAGTTGGAGAATGATGATGCAAATAAGAGCAGGGTTTTGAGGAAGGGGTTGGAGCACATTCCTGATTCTGTTAGGCTGTGGAAGGCTGTTGTGGAGCTTGCTAATGAGGAGGATGCTAGGCTTTTGCTTCACAGGGCTGTGGAGTGTTGTCCTTTGCATGTTGAACTGTGGCTTGCACTTGCGCGGTTGGAGACTTATGACAATGCTAAAAAGGTTCTTAATAGGGCGAGGGAGAGGCTGTCCAAGGAGCCGGCTATATGGATAACTGCTGCCAAGTTGGAGGAAGCTAATGGGAATACTTCCATGGTTGGCAAGATCATTGAGAGGGGTATAAGGGCTTTGCAGAGAGAAGGTGTGGTGATTGATAGGGAAGCTTGGATGAAGGAAGCAGAGGCAGCCGAGCGTGCTGGGTCCATTGTAACTTGCCAAGCAATAATTCATAATACTATTGGGGTTGGAGTTGAAGAAGAAGATAGGAAGAGGACATGGGTTGCTGATGCGGAGGAATGTAAGAAAAGAGGTTCTATTGAGACTGCCAGAGCTATATATGCTCATGCCTTGACTGTCTTCTTAACTAAGAAGAGCATATGGATCAAAGCAGCACAGCTGGAAAAGAGTCATGGTACCAGAGAATCTCTTGATGCATTACTTCGTAAAGCAGTTACCTACAGACCACAGGCTGAAGTTCTTTGGCTTATGGGTGCCAAAGAGAAGTGGCTTGCTGGAGATGTGCCCGCAGCTCGAGCTATCCTCCAAGAAGCTTATGCTGCCATTCCCAATTCCGAGGAAATATGGCTTGCTGCTTTCAAGCTAGAATTTGAAAACCATGAACCTGAGAGAGCTAGGATGCTGTTGGCTAAAGCCAGAGAGAGAGGAGGTACAGAAAGAGTCTGGATGAAATCAGCAATTGTGGAGAGAGAACTGGGGAACATTGAAGAGGAGAGGAGATTGTTAGATGAAGGTCTGAAGCAATTCCCTTCATTCTTTAAATTGTGGTTGATGCTTGGCCAGCTTGAGGAACAGCTTGCTGAGAATGAAAAGCGGCTTGATCGCATGAATGCAGCTAAGAAGGTCTATGAAGCTGGATTGAGAAACTGTCCTAATTGTGTACCACTTTGGCTCTCTCTTGCTAATCTTGAAGAGGAGATGAATGGACTGAGTAAAGAACGTGCAGTTCTCACAATGGCTCGCAAGAAGAATCCTCAAAACCCTGAACTCTGGCTTGCTGCTGTTAGAGCGGAATTGAAGCATGGATATAAGAAAGAAGCTGATATTTTGATGGCAAAAGCATTGCAGGAGTGTCCTAACAGTGGTATTCTGTGGGCAGCATCGATTGAGATGGTTCCTCGCCCCCAACGTAAAACCAAGAGCGCGGATGCCATCAAGAAATGTGACCATGATCCCCATGTTATTGCTGCTGTGGCCAAATTATTCTGGCATGATAGGAAGGTGGACAAAGCCAGGACTTGGTTGAGTAGGGCTGTGACACTAGCTCCTGATATTGGGGATTTTTGGGCATTGCTATACAAATTTGAACTGCAGCATGGAACTGAGGAGAACCAGAAGGATGTACTGAAGAGATGTATTGCTGCTGAACCAAAACATGGAGAGAAATGGCAAGCAATCTCAAAGGCTGTTGAGAATTCTCATCAACCAACCGAATCCATCTTGAAGAAAGTAGTGGTTGCACTTGGGAAAGAAGAGAATGCGGCTGAGAATAATAAACATTGA
- the LOC100784959 gene encoding probable polyol transporter 4 has protein sequence MVFVHSHKTQIQTQSQRLLKATQKQRANMGFQQGNAEVGLSGITFGTKNKYKRMNSELPEGCDDVLHQEARRNSTWKYVIACAFYASLNNLLLGYDVGVMSGAVIFIKEDLKISEVKEEFLVAILSIISLLGSLGGGRTSDIIGRKWTMAIAAVIFQIGSLIMTLAPSFSILMVGRLLAGVAIGFGGSIGPIYIAEISPNNTRGFLTTFPEIFINIGILLGYVSNYSFSGFSPHINWRIMLAVGILPSVFIGFALFIIPESPRWLVMQNRIEEARSVLLKTNESDREVEERLAEIQQAAGVANCENYEEKPVWYELLFPSPSLRRMMITGIGIQCFQQISGIDATLYYSPEIFKAAGIEDNAKLLAATVAVGVTKTLFILVAIFLIDKKGRRPLLLVSTIGMTICLFSIGVSLSLFPQGSFVIALAILFVCGNVAFFSVGLGPVCWVLTSEIFPLRVRAQASSLGAVGNRVCSGLVDMSFLSVSRAITVAGAFFVFAAISSLAIVFVYMLVPETKGKSLEQIEIMFKNEHEREGSEMELGDVEVEQLVQDKTVLTN, from the exons ATGGTTTTTGTACACTCTCATAAGACTCAGATCCAAACACAATCTCAGAGGTTACTGAAAGCTACACAGAAACAAAGGGCAAATATGGGGTTCCAACAAGGGAATGCGGAAGTGGGGTTGTCTGGAATCACTTTTGGAACAAAGAACAAGTACAAGAGGATGAACTCCGAGCTTCCAGAAGGTTGCGATGATGTTTTGCATCAAGAAGCAAGGAGGAACAGTACCTGGAAGTATGTCATAGCATGCGCCTTCTATGCTTCTCTCAACAATCTCCTTCTCGGCTATG ATGTGGGTGTGATGAGTGGAGCAGTTATATTTATCAAAGAGGATCTGAAGATATCTGAGGTGAAGGAAGAGTTTTTGGTTGCTATATTGAGTATTATTTCTCTGCTGGGAAGTCTAGGTGGTGGAAGAACTTCGGATATTATTGGTAGAAAATGGACAATGGCCATAGCTGCAGTGATTTTCCAAATTGGCTCTCTCATAATGACTCTTGCTCCTTCATTTTCAATACTAATGGTTGGAAGACTTTTAGCCGGTGTTGCAATAGGATTTGGAGGCTCGATTGGCCCTATATATATTGCAGAGATATCACCAAACAACACCAGAGGCTTTCTCACTACCTTTCCAGAGATTTTCATTAATATAGGAATTCTTCTTGGTTATGTGTCAAACTATTCATTTTCAGGCTTTTCACCACACATAAACTGGAGGATAATGCTTGCTGTGGGGATTTTGCCCTCAGTCTTCATTGGATTTGCTCTTTTCATCATTCCTGAGTCACCAAGGTGGTTGGTAATGCAGAACCGAATCGAAGAAGCAAGATCAGTgcttttgaaaacaaatgaaagtgaTAGGGAAGTGGAGGAGAGGCTAGCTGAAATACAACAGGCTGCTGGTGTGGCCAATTGTGAAAATTATGAGGAGAAACCTGTGTGGTATGAACTTTTGTTTCCTTCGCCTTCGCTTCGTCGAATGATGATCACAGGAATAGGGATTCAGTGTTTTCAACAGATTTCTGGAATTGATGCAACTCTGTATTATAGTCCTGAAATTTTCAAAGCAGCTGGGATTGAGGATAATGCAAAACTCCTAGCTGCTACTGTTGCTGTTGGTGTGACAAAGACCCTCTTTATATTGGTAGCAATCTTTCTTATTGACAAAAAAGGTAGAAGGCCACTGCTATTGGTAAGCACAATTGGGATGACAATTTGTTTGTTTAGCATAGGTGTTAGTCTTTCTTTGTTTCCACAAGGGTCATTTGTGATTGCATTGGCAATTCTATTTGTTTGTGGGAATGTGGCTTTCTTTTCTGTTGGATTAGGCCCTGTGTGTTGGGTTTTGACATCTGAAATCTTCCCTCTAAGGGTGCGTGCTCAAGCATCTTCACTTGGAGCTGTGGGGAATAGGGTGTGTAGTGGCCTTGTGGACATGTCTTTCCTTTCGGTTTCGCGAGCAATTACAGTGGCTGGAGCATTCTTTGTGTTTGCTGCTATCTCTTCTCTTGCCATTGTCTTTGTCTACATGCTAGTTCCTGAGACCAAAGGGAAGTCATTGGAGCAGATAGAGATCATGTTTAAGAATGAACATGAGAGGGAAGGAAGTGAAATGGAGTTAGGAGATGTTGAAGTTGAACAACTTGTGCAGGACAAAACAGTtttgacaaattaa
- the LOC100784428 gene encoding bifunctional epoxide hydrolase 2 encodes MENIQHSHVEVKGLKLHVAEIGSGQKALVFLHGFPEIWYTWRHQMIAAANAGYRAIAFDFRGYGLSEHPAEPEKANLLDLVDDVVGLLDSLSITKAVLVGKDFGAFPAYIVAALHPDKVDSVIMLGVPFMLPGPSAIQNLPKGSYVIKWQEPGRAEADFGRFDVKSVIRNIYTLFSGSEIPIAGDNQEIMDLYDPTTPLPPWFSEEDLATYASLYEKSGFRFALQVPYRTLGVDSGISDPKITVPALLIMGEKDYVFKCFGMEDYIRSGAVKHFVPDLEIIYIPEGSHFVHEQFPEKVNQLIIEFLNKQSI; translated from the exons ATGGAAAACATCCAGCACAGTCACGTGGAAGTTAAGGGACTAAAGCTCCATGTTGCTGAGATTGGAAGTG GTCAAAAGGCACTGGTTTTCTTACATGGATTCCCAGAAATATGGTATACATGGAGGCACCAGATGATTGCTGCAGCAAATGCTGGCTACCGGGCTATTGCCTTTGATTTCAGAGGCTATGGACTTTCTGAGCATCCTGCGGAGCCAGAAAAAGCAAACTTACTTGACCTTGTTGATGATGTCGTGGGTCTGTTGGATTCATTAAGCATTACCAAG GCTGTGCTTGTTGGTAAGGACTTTGGTGCCTTTCCAGCGTATATTGTTGCCGCTCTCCATCCAGACAAAGTAGATTCAGTCATAATGTTAGGTGTTCCATTCATGCTTCCAGGTCCCTCTGCTATTCAGAACCTCCCAAAAGGCTCCTACGTTATTAAGTGGCAG GAGCCTGGGAGGGCAGAAGCAGATTTTGGCCGCTTTGATGTTAAGTCAGTTATAAGGAACATCTACACACTCTTCTCTGGAAGTGAGATACCAATAGCAGGTGATAATCAGGAAATCATGGATTTGTATGACCCAACTACTCCCCTGCCACCATGGTTCTCTGAGGAAGACCTGGCAACCTATGCATCACTATACGAAAAATCTGGCTTCAGATTTGCATTGCAGGTTCCATACAG GACTCTTGGAGTGGATAGTGGCATAAGTGATCCTAAAATCACAGTTCCGGCACTGCTGATCATGGGTGAGAAAGACTATGTCTTCAAGTGTTTTGGAATGGAGGACTACATCCGAAGTGGCGCAGTGAAACATTTTGTGCCAGACTTGGAAATCATATATATTCCAGAAGGAAGCCATTTTGTGCATGAACAATTTCCTGAGAAGGTGAACCAGCTCATCATTGAATTCCTTAACAAACAAAGCATTTGA